The following are from one region of the Methylophilus sp. DW102 genome:
- the leuS gene encoding leucine--tRNA ligase translates to MQQQYPFKEVEQQAQQHWDSKLSFQAKADSHKPKYYCLSMFPYPSGKLHMGHVRNYTIGDVLSRYHHMKGFNVLQPMGWDAFGLPAENAAIQNSLPPAQWTYDNIAYMRKQLKSLGFAIDWSRELATCQPDYYKWNQWLFLRMLEKGIAYKKTQVVNWDPVDQTVLANEQVIDGRGWRTGAIVEKREIPGYYLNITGYAQQLLDDLDKLPGWPERVKTMQANWIGKSVGVRFAFTHDIKNNDGQLIDDGKLWVFTTRADTIMGVTFCAVAAEHPLATQAAQQNPALQAFIDKCKQGSVMEADMATMEKEGMDTGLTVTHPMTGEQVPVWIGNYVLMTYGEGAVMAVPAHDERDFGFAKKYNLPIKQVISVLGQEFDLAAWQEWYGDKTKSVCIHSGKYNDLGYAEAVEAVAADLAEKNLGGKQTNWRLRDWGVSRQRYWGCPIPIIHCDSCGDVPVPDDQLPVKLPEDCVPDGSGNPLNKREDFLNCTCPKCGQPAKRETDTMDTFVDSSWYYARYASGFSNEAMVDAQTNHWMPVDQYIGGIEHAILHLLYSRFWSKVMRDLGLVNYDEPFANLLTQGMVLNHIFSRRTAKGGIEYFAPEEVELVHDNNGKVTGAKLLKDGSAIDYQGIGTMSKSKRNGVDPQSLIEQYGADTARFFMMFAAPPEQTLEWSDSGVEGSHRFLKRVWNFGHVLSQQTPADLPNKLTGELANHRREVHSVLKQANVDLGKLQFNTVASACMKILNTLEKVQKEAEKDWIAVAFEGYSILLRLLSPIAPHITQVMWQSLKLGEDILSAKWPEPANSALVQDEVEYVVQVNGKLRGSISIPKSMAKEQIEATAVNQDFVQKFLNEGSVKKIIVVPNKLINIVVA, encoded by the coding sequence ATGCAACAGCAGTATCCATTTAAAGAAGTCGAGCAACAGGCCCAACAGCACTGGGACAGCAAGCTGAGTTTCCAGGCCAAGGCAGACAGTCACAAGCCCAAATACTATTGCTTGTCGATGTTCCCCTACCCAAGTGGCAAGTTGCATATGGGGCATGTGCGTAACTACACCATCGGCGACGTATTAAGCCGCTATCACCATATGAAAGGCTTTAACGTGTTGCAACCCATGGGTTGGGATGCGTTTGGCTTGCCTGCCGAGAACGCGGCGATTCAGAATAGCCTGCCACCAGCGCAATGGACATATGACAACATTGCCTACATGCGCAAGCAGTTGAAGTCACTGGGCTTTGCCATCGACTGGAGCCGCGAGCTGGCCACCTGCCAGCCTGACTATTACAAATGGAACCAGTGGCTGTTTTTGCGCATGCTGGAAAAAGGCATCGCCTACAAAAAAACCCAGGTGGTGAACTGGGACCCGGTCGACCAGACCGTGCTCGCCAATGAGCAGGTGATTGATGGCCGCGGCTGGCGCACGGGGGCGATCGTAGAAAAACGCGAAATCCCTGGCTACTACCTCAACATCACCGGCTACGCACAGCAATTGCTGGATGATCTGGACAAACTGCCAGGCTGGCCTGAGCGTGTCAAAACCATGCAGGCCAACTGGATAGGCAAGAGCGTGGGCGTGCGTTTTGCGTTTACGCACGACATCAAAAACAATGACGGCCAATTGATTGATGACGGCAAACTGTGGGTATTCACCACCCGTGCCGACACCATCATGGGCGTGACCTTCTGTGCCGTGGCAGCCGAGCATCCGCTGGCGACACAAGCCGCACAACAAAACCCGGCGCTGCAAGCATTTATCGACAAATGCAAGCAAGGCTCCGTCATGGAAGCCGACATGGCCACCATGGAAAAAGAAGGCATGGACACCGGCCTGACCGTCACCCACCCGATGACCGGCGAGCAAGTGCCGGTGTGGATAGGCAACTATGTCCTCATGACCTATGGCGAAGGCGCCGTCATGGCCGTGCCTGCGCACGACGAACGTGATTTCGGCTTTGCCAAAAAATACAACCTGCCGATCAAACAAGTGATCAGCGTGCTCGGTCAGGAATTTGACCTGGCAGCCTGGCAAGAGTGGTATGGCGATAAAACCAAAAGCGTGTGCATCCACTCTGGCAAATATAACGATCTGGGCTACGCAGAAGCAGTTGAGGCTGTGGCAGCTGATCTGGCAGAAAAAAATCTGGGCGGCAAGCAGACCAACTGGCGCCTGCGCGACTGGGGCGTTTCCCGTCAGCGCTACTGGGGTTGCCCGATTCCGATCATTCATTGCGACAGCTGTGGCGATGTGCCTGTGCCCGACGACCAGCTGCCGGTGAAATTACCGGAAGATTGTGTCCCGGATGGTTCAGGCAATCCGCTCAACAAGCGCGAAGACTTTTTAAACTGCACCTGCCCCAAATGTGGCCAGCCCGCCAAGCGCGAAACTGACACCATGGACACCTTTGTCGATTCCAGCTGGTACTACGCACGCTATGCCTCAGGCTTTAGCAATGAAGCCATGGTGGATGCACAGACCAATCACTGGATGCCGGTAGACCAGTATATTGGCGGCATTGAACACGCAATTCTGCACTTGCTCTACTCCCGCTTCTGGAGCAAGGTCATGCGCGACCTCGGCCTGGTCAATTATGATGAGCCATTTGCCAACCTGCTGACACAAGGCATGGTGCTGAATCATATCTTCTCGCGCCGCACGGCTAAAGGCGGTATTGAATATTTTGCGCCGGAAGAAGTCGAGCTGGTACACGATAACAACGGCAAGGTGACTGGTGCCAAGCTGCTCAAAGATGGCTCGGCTATTGACTACCAGGGCATAGGCACCATGTCCAAGTCCAAGCGTAATGGCGTCGACCCGCAATCGCTGATTGAACAATATGGCGCGGATACTGCCCGCTTCTTTATGATGTTTGCGGCGCCGCCAGAACAAACGCTGGAGTGGTCAGACAGTGGCGTGGAAGGCTCACACCGTTTCTTGAAACGGGTATGGAATTTTGGCCATGTCTTGTCCCAACAAACACCGGCTGACCTGCCAAACAAACTGACCGGCGAGCTGGCCAACCACAGACGTGAAGTGCACAGCGTGCTCAAACAGGCCAATGTCGATCTGGGCAAGCTACAGTTCAACACGGTGGCCTCTGCCTGCATGAAAATCCTCAACACGCTGGAGAAAGTGCAAAAAGAGGCAGAAAAAGACTGGATCGCCGTGGCGTTTGAAGGCTACAGCATCCTGTTGCGTCTGCTATCGCCGATTGCACCGCACATCACGCAAGTGATGTGGCAATCGCTCAAACTTGGCGAAGACATTCTGTCTGCCAAATGGCCAGAACCAGCCAACTCAGCCCTGGTACAGGACGAGGTGGAATACGTGGTGCAGGTCAATGGCAAGCTGCGTGGCAGCATCAGCATCCCCAAGAGCATGGCCAAAGAGCAGATTGAAGCGACTGCCGTTAATCAGGACTTCGTCCAAAAATTCCTGAATGAAGGCAGCGTGAAAAAAATCATCGTTGTGCCCAACAAACTGATTAATATTGTGGTGGCTTAG
- the lptE gene encoding LPS assembly lipoprotein LptE, whose protein sequence is MQQTTPTRWIHAITLWCSIAVLTALLSACGFHLRQPSPIAFKTIFIKGSTQINIALKKALVEQGVKVVTDAEEAELQLELLNEENEQRILSLSGTGVVREYELYYRVQYRTKVTGEPTWALPLIMEGRRDYTYNDANLLAKQAEQKMLSDSMQLDVLNGIMRRLSALKKAE, encoded by the coding sequence GTGCAGCAGACAACCCCTACCCGCTGGATTCACGCGATCACTCTGTGGTGCAGCATCGCCGTGCTGACCGCGCTCTTGTCTGCTTGCGGGTTTCACCTGCGCCAACCGTCACCGATTGCCTTTAAAACCATTTTTATCAAGGGCTCTACGCAAATCAATATTGCGCTCAAAAAGGCCTTGGTAGAACAGGGTGTCAAGGTTGTGACCGACGCCGAAGAGGCTGAGCTGCAACTGGAATTGCTGAATGAAGAAAACGAACAACGTATTCTGTCTCTGAGCGGGACCGGGGTGGTGCGAGAATACGAGCTGTACTACCGCGTGCAATACCGTACCAAAGTCACCGGTGAGCCCACTTGGGCACTGCCGTTGATCATGGAAGGCCGTCGTGACTATACCTATAACGACGCCAACTTGCTGGCCAAGCAGGCCGAGCAAAAAATGCTCAGTGACAGCATGCAGTTAGACGTGCTCAACGGCATCATGCGACGACTGTCTGCCCTTAAAAAAGCCGAATAG
- the holA gene encoding DNA polymerase III subunit delta has protein sequence MRIQAAQLTQYLPPKQHLFVLAGDEPLSITEAIDQIRAAARQHGAQERASFTVERYFNWGQVSQFLQSFSLFAEQRILEINLPTGKPGVEGAKALQQLAEQPAADTTIILTLPAPDRDMTSSAWYEALSQHGVLLVLNQVPLAQLPEWIAQRLAMQQQTADEASRRFIAEQVEGNLLAAHQEIQKLGLLYPPGPLSEDAIRQCVLNVARFDVSQLGEAMLQGDPQRVMRMLEGLREEGETAVAVMNPLIWLFRPLLQVRLAMQQGIAMQAALSQARLFGDRQQLVRRALEFLPQKHIEAALQKLSDIDRMAKGVGDGDAWLELSRLCTGIARMAANKTARTAAGRSR, from the coding sequence ATGCGCATTCAGGCGGCGCAACTTACGCAATATTTGCCTCCCAAACAGCATTTGTTCGTGCTGGCGGGCGATGAGCCCCTCTCCATCACCGAGGCCATAGACCAGATCCGCGCCGCCGCACGCCAACATGGCGCGCAAGAGCGTGCCAGTTTTACAGTGGAGCGCTACTTCAACTGGGGACAAGTCAGCCAGTTTCTGCAGAGCTTTTCGCTGTTTGCCGAGCAACGTATTCTTGAAATCAACCTCCCCACCGGCAAGCCCGGCGTGGAAGGCGCCAAAGCCTTGCAGCAACTAGCAGAACAGCCTGCGGCTGATACCACCATCATCCTCACCCTGCCCGCCCCAGACCGTGACATGACCAGCAGCGCCTGGTATGAAGCCCTGTCGCAACATGGGGTGCTGCTGGTACTGAATCAGGTGCCACTGGCACAACTACCGGAGTGGATTGCGCAACGACTGGCCATGCAACAGCAAACTGCTGATGAAGCCTCACGCCGCTTTATTGCCGAGCAGGTCGAAGGCAATCTGCTGGCTGCCCATCAGGAAATACAAAAACTGGGCTTGCTCTACCCACCCGGCCCGCTCAGTGAAGACGCCATCCGCCAATGCGTGCTTAATGTGGCCCGCTTTGATGTCTCGCAATTGGGGGAAGCCATGTTGCAAGGCGATCCGCAACGCGTGATGCGCATGCTGGAAGGCCTGCGTGAAGAAGGCGAAACCGCGGTGGCGGTCATGAACCCGCTGATTTGGCTGTTCCGCCCATTGTTGCAAGTCAGGCTGGCCATGCAACAAGGCATCGCCATGCAAGCAGCGCTGAGTCAGGCCAGGCTATTTGGTGACCGCCAGCAATTAGTCAGGCGCGCGCTGGAATTTTTACCGCAAAAACATATCGAAGCTGCTTTGCAAAAACTGTCTGACATAGACCGCATGGCAAAAGGCGTGGGCGATGGCGATGCCTGGCTGGAGCTGTCAAGGCTATGTACAGGTATTGCGCGCATGGCAGCCAACAAGACGGCCAGAACCGCCGCAGGCAGGTCTCGTTAA